One segment of Cellulosilyticum sp. I15G10I2 DNA contains the following:
- the garR gene encoding 2-hydroxy-3-oxopropionate reductase yields MRIGFIGLGIMGKPMVRNLIKAGHEVLVFDVIQSNIDDVVKDGATACESSKAVAEACSLMITMLPNSPHVKTVVMGEKGILEGAKPDTIIVDMSSIAPQASQEIYKACAKKGVKMIDAPVSGGEPKAIDGSLSIMVGGDKEVFDQVYDILMVMGASAVHCGEIGAGNTTKLANQVIVALNIAAVSEAFMLSTKAGVDPIKVFNAIKGGLAGSTVMNAKIPMITEGNFKPGFKIDLHIKDLNNAIETGHQVGAPLPLTASVMEMLQTLRADGCGQDDHSGIAKYYEKIAGAVIRK; encoded by the coding sequence ATGAGAATTGGATTTATTGGATTAGGTATTATGGGCAAGCCAATGGTCAGAAATCTGATTAAAGCGGGACATGAAGTACTGGTATTTGATGTCATTCAGTCCAATATAGATGATGTCGTTAAAGATGGTGCAACAGCTTGTGAATCCTCTAAAGCGGTTGCCGAAGCATGCAGCTTAATGATTACAATGCTGCCAAACAGTCCTCATGTTAAAACAGTTGTTATGGGGGAAAAGGGCATACTAGAAGGTGCAAAGCCTGATACCATTATTGTAGATATGAGCTCTATTGCACCACAGGCTTCCCAGGAAATCTATAAGGCCTGCGCCAAAAAAGGTGTTAAAATGATTGATGCACCTGTAAGCGGAGGAGAACCTAAAGCTATTGACGGCAGCTTATCGATCATGGTTGGCGGAGATAAGGAAGTCTTTGATCAAGTATATGATATTTTAATGGTAATGGGTGCAAGTGCAGTGCACTGCGGCGAAATAGGAGCAGGCAATACGACTAAGCTTGCTAATCAAGTGATTGTTGCACTGAATATTGCAGCTGTATCAGAAGCGTTTATGCTCAGCACAAAAGCAGGCGTAGACCCTATAAAGGTGTTTAATGCTATTAAAGGCGGGCTAGCTGGATCAACTGTTATGAATGCAAAAATTCCAATGATTACAGAAGGCAACTTCAAACCAGGATTTAAAATCGACTTACATATCAAAGACTTAAATAATGCTATTGAAACAGGCCATCAAGTAGGTGCGCCACTACCATTAACAGCATCAGTTATGGAAATGCTTCAAACACTTCGTGCAGATGGCTGCGGACAGGATGATCACAGTGGTATTGC
- a CDS encoding transketolase family protein: protein MTYINQRVAYGSTLVELGKTNKDIVVLDADLCASTMGKLFEEAYPDRHYEMGIAEANMTSVAAGLAQTGKIPFTNSFAVFSAGRAFDQIRQTICIGKLNVKIGGSSAGMSDFGDGSTHQSVEDIAYMRAIPNMTVICPADANETVEAVKAMVEYDGPCYIRLNRNDYDNVTPEGKKFEIGMPSVLKEGQEVVVFATGYMVGLAMQAAQELEGKVSVKVVNVSTIKPINAEAINKLAEGCKGVVTAEEHSIIGGLGGAVAEALCKACKPIEFVGVNDTFGCSAHCYADVLAYHGLSKEHIMEATEKIAAL from the coding sequence ATGACTTACATCAATCAGAGAGTTGCTTACGGCAGCACATTAGTAGAGTTAGGGAAAACCAATAAAGATATCGTTGTTTTGGATGCGGACCTTTGTGCATCTACAATGGGTAAATTGTTTGAGGAGGCTTATCCGGACAGACATTATGAAATGGGTATTGCAGAAGCTAATATGACGTCGGTTGCAGCAGGTCTTGCTCAGACAGGCAAAATTCCGTTTACGAACTCTTTTGCAGTTTTTTCAGCAGGGAGAGCCTTTGATCAAATCCGCCAGACGATATGTATTGGCAAGTTAAATGTGAAAATCGGAGGGTCTTCTGCGGGTATGTCAGACTTTGGTGATGGCTCTACACACCAATCCGTAGAAGATATAGCATATATGAGAGCTATTCCTAATATGACAGTGATCTGTCCAGCGGATGCCAATGAGACAGTAGAAGCTGTCAAAGCCATGGTAGAATACGATGGACCTTGTTATATCAGGTTAAACCGTAACGACTATGACAATGTAACACCAGAAGGCAAGAAGTTTGAGATTGGTATGCCAAGCGTACTCAAAGAAGGCCAGGAAGTTGTTGTATTTGCAACAGGTTATATGGTAGGGCTTGCAATGCAGGCGGCGCAAGAATTAGAAGGCAAAGTATCTGTTAAGGTTGTCAATGTAAGTACAATCAAGCCTATTAATGCAGAAGCCATTAATAAATTAGCAGAAGGCTGCAAAGGTGTTGTAACAGCAGAAGAACATAGTATTATCGGTGGTCTTGGCGGGGCAGTTGCAGAGGCGCTTTGCAAAGCTTGCAAGCCTATTGAATTTGTGGGTGTCAATGATACATTTGGCTGCAGTGCACACTGTTATGCCGACGTACTCGCATACCACGGTTTATCTAAAGAGCACATTATGGAAGCAACTGAGAAAATCGCAGCATTATAA
- a CDS encoding transketolase produces the protein MTYSKELLENLSKKAQQLRKDVIISIGVGVAGHVGGSCSAADIVTALYFYKMKHDPKNPKMEDRDRFLLSKGHVAILQYAALAEAGYFPVEDLKTTKEIGSYLQGHPDVLKTPGIEAGTGSLGQGLSIGLGMALGLKADKINSKVYVLCGDGEIAEGQIWEAAMAASAYKADNLVAIIDRNRLQAMGPVVNRLNSNPLPGKWESFGWNVIEIDGHNMGEILTALDRADTVKDQPTVIIANTIKGKGVSFAENVVGYHNGMLTEETYKQALEELSK, from the coding sequence ATGACATACAGTAAAGAGTTACTGGAAAACTTGAGCAAAAAAGCACAGCAGCTTAGAAAAGACGTGATTATTAGTATTGGTGTAGGTGTTGCAGGACACGTAGGAGGTTCTTGTTCGGCAGCAGATATTGTAACAGCATTATATTTCTATAAAATGAAACACGACCCTAAAAATCCAAAGATGGAAGATAGAGATAGATTTTTATTAAGTAAAGGTCATGTGGCCATTTTGCAGTATGCAGCGCTGGCAGAAGCAGGATACTTCCCGGTAGAGGATTTGAAAACTACCAAAGAAATTGGTTCGTATCTGCAGGGACATCCGGATGTACTTAAGACACCAGGTATTGAAGCTGGCACAGGTTCGCTTGGACAGGGGCTTTCTATTGGGCTGGGTATGGCACTTGGACTAAAAGCTGATAAGATTAACAGTAAGGTATATGTGCTTTGCGGAGACGGCGAAATTGCAGAAGGTCAAATATGGGAAGCGGCCATGGCGGCAAGTGCCTATAAAGCAGATAATTTAGTCGCTATTATTGATAGGAACAGACTGCAGGCAATGGGACCTGTTGTCAATAGATTAAATAGCAATCCACTCCCGGGAAAATGGGAGAGCTTCGGCTGGAATGTTATTGAAATTGATGGACATAACATGGGGGAGATACTTACGGCTTTAGATAGAGCAGATACAGTAAAAGATCAACCAACTGTGATTATTGCCAACACGATCAAAGGTAAGGGCGTAAGCTTTGCAGAAAATGTAGTAGGCTATCATAACGGTATGCTGACAGAGGAAACATATAAGCAAGCATTAGAAGAATTATCTAAATAA
- a CDS encoding SDR family NAD(P)-dependent oxidoreductase has product MAIAEYLKHMFSLEGKVVLFTGAAGGIGSELCRGLARAGAAVALCDVNKEQLEKLQAEIEKEEGKASSHVINVLDKDSVVSCVKEVGDRYGHIDVLVNCAGINKREGFMDVKEETYDRIMAINLKGAFIVTQEVAPYMKKQNKGSIINIGSHNTGWVLGGCSIYAATKSGLYAFTKAQSVEWAKYNIKSNCISPGHIQTPLTTVTWEHPERSKYLLDRIAMNRPGYPADIVGVCILLASDASDYITGCEYRVDGGCISGGQPWPYDTEF; this is encoded by the coding sequence ATGGCGATAGCAGAATATCTAAAGCACATGTTTTCTTTAGAAGGAAAGGTCGTATTGTTTACAGGGGCAGCTGGCGGCATCGGAAGCGAATTATGCAGAGGTTTGGCTAGGGCAGGAGCAGCTGTGGCACTCTGTGATGTCAATAAGGAACAACTGGAAAAACTTCAGGCTGAGATCGAGAAAGAAGAAGGGAAAGCATCTTCCCATGTTATCAATGTACTGGATAAAGACAGTGTTGTAAGCTGTGTCAAAGAAGTAGGCGATCGATATGGTCATATAGATGTTTTAGTTAACTGTGCAGGCATCAATAAACGAGAAGGGTTTATGGATGTTAAGGAAGAGACCTATGACCGAATTATGGCAATTAACTTAAAAGGGGCTTTCATAGTAACTCAGGAAGTTGCGCCATATATGAAAAAGCAAAACAAAGGTTCAATTATTAACATAGGATCTCATAATACCGGTTGGGTGCTCGGTGGTTGTTCAATTTATGCAGCGACAAAGAGTGGCTTATATGCCTTTACAAAGGCCCAATCTGTGGAGTGGGCAAAGTATAATATAAAATCTAACTGTATCAGTCCAGGCCATATTCAAACACCATTAACAACAGTTACATGGGAACATCCTGAAAGATCAAAGTATTTATTAGATAGGATTGCAATGAATAGACCGGGATATCCTGCAGATATTGTAGGAGTCTGCATTTTGCTGGCATCAGATGCATCAGATTATATAACTGGCTGTGAATACAGAGTCGATGGGGGCTGTATTTCAGGAGGTCAGCCATGGCCCTATGATACTGAATTCTAA
- a CDS encoding TRAP transporter substrate-binding protein yields MKKRILALLTTAALASTILTGCMGSEVTTTETQQKTVPQVAAPSKPTGDKIVIKAATGLTATHPAAIGLYEFEKLVEEKYPDRFDVQVYTDAQLGDDVSATQDVAMGNLELVVTSASPLVGMCPALKVFDLPFIVPNEAAADAIYDGEIGKKLADDLLPNGLRLLTYYENGFRNITNSKRDVRTPGDLSGLKIRTMENDIHLATFKALGAVPTPMAFSEVFTSLEQGAIDGQENPVSTIYLSKFYEVNPHVTLTGHVYGPHIVLMSEQFYQNLSAEEQAFIMEAAHQSALVNRSENRQMCTDYIQNLKDEGATVVELTAEEKQAFVDAVQPVYKEFVPQIGEEFVKQFQAVGDKFK; encoded by the coding sequence ATGAAAAAGAGGATTTTAGCACTACTTACGACAGCAGCACTAGCTTCAACGATACTTACGGGATGTATGGGTTCCGAAGTAACAACAACAGAAACACAACAAAAAACAGTACCTCAGGTGGCAGCTCCAAGCAAACCAACAGGCGACAAAATTGTTATTAAGGCAGCAACTGGGCTGACAGCAACGCATCCAGCAGCAATTGGACTTTATGAATTCGAGAAGTTGGTAGAAGAAAAATATCCGGATAGATTTGATGTACAGGTGTATACAGATGCACAATTAGGCGACGATGTTTCTGCAACACAAGATGTTGCGATGGGGAATCTTGAGCTTGTCGTAACCTCTGCATCGCCACTTGTAGGGATGTGTCCTGCTCTTAAAGTCTTTGACCTGCCTTTCATTGTTCCTAATGAGGCGGCAGCAGATGCAATCTATGACGGAGAGATCGGAAAAAAATTGGCAGATGACTTATTACCAAACGGGCTTCGCTTACTAACCTATTACGAAAATGGTTTTAGGAACATTACTAATTCTAAGCGTGACGTAAGAACACCTGGAGATTTGTCGGGGTTAAAAATTAGAACGATGGAAAATGACATTCATCTTGCAACTTTTAAAGCATTAGGTGCTGTTCCTACCCCTATGGCTTTCTCAGAGGTATTTACAAGTTTAGAGCAAGGTGCTATTGACGGACAGGAAAATCCAGTTTCGACGATTTATTTAAGCAAATTCTATGAGGTAAATCCCCATGTTACACTTACCGGACATGTTTATGGCCCTCATATTGTGTTGATGTCAGAGCAGTTTTATCAGAACTTATCGGCAGAAGAACAAGCTTTTATTATGGAAGCAGCACATCAATCAGCACTTGTTAACAGAAGTGAAAACCGCCAGATGTGTACGGATTACATACAAAATCTAAAAGATGAAGGGGCTACTGTTGTTGAATTAACAGCTGAGGAAAAACAAGCATTTGTTGATGCAGTTCAACCCGTTTATAAGGAGTTCGTTCCTCAAATAGGTGAAGAGTTTGTTAAACAATTCCAGGCAGTAGGGGATAAGTTCAAATAA
- a CDS encoding TRAP transporter large permease produces the protein MLTIFLGVLFACLFTYLPVAFCLLVAGLVLMQMTTGSIIPAQVAQHMVRGVDSFPLMAIPFFCLAGELMNVGGISVRIVRFAKAFLGHVKGGLGYVTTVASMLFAGISGSAIADTTAIGSILLPIMEEEGYEKDEATALIIASGTIGPVIPPSMPMIIYGVIASVSVAKLFMGGIIPGILVGVGLMIVWTIRTRRRADIYRKGKKATWKERIQATKSAIWAIILPFVILGGVLSGVFTATEAGVVAVVYAVLVGFFGYKELKLKHIIPILQETAKSTASVMFVVGAATLAAYYITTAQIPAQLTHSLLSISTNPYVIMLLINILLLLVGCVMDLTPALLILAPILIPIVTSLGLSPIYFGVVMVCNLCIGIITPPVGTVLYVGCGLSKLSIAEVVKPSLPYIAVMVIVLFIITYCPGLIMYIPNLLG, from the coding sequence ATGTTAACTATTTTCTTGGGTGTATTGTTTGCTTGTTTGTTTACATATCTTCCGGTTGCGTTTTGCCTGCTGGTTGCCGGGCTGGTGCTTATGCAGATGACTACAGGATCTATTATTCCGGCACAGGTAGCTCAGCATATGGTAAGGGGCGTGGATAGCTTTCCTCTTATGGCCATTCCTTTTTTCTGCTTAGCTGGTGAATTAATGAATGTTGGAGGAATCTCTGTTCGTATTGTAAGATTTGCAAAAGCCTTTTTGGGTCACGTCAAAGGTGGACTCGGTTATGTAACAACAGTGGCCAGTATGTTGTTTGCAGGGATCTCCGGATCTGCCATCGCAGATACAACAGCTATAGGATCTATCTTACTTCCCATCATGGAAGAAGAAGGTTATGAAAAAGATGAGGCGACTGCACTCATTATAGCCTCTGGTACTATAGGGCCGGTTATTCCACCCAGTATGCCAATGATTATCTACGGTGTTATTGCCAGCGTTTCTGTTGCAAAACTATTTATGGGCGGCATAATCCCCGGCATTTTAGTCGGCGTTGGTCTAATGATTGTATGGACCATAAGGACACGAAGGCGAGCAGATATTTATAGGAAAGGTAAAAAAGCAACATGGAAAGAAAGAATTCAAGCTACAAAATCTGCTATTTGGGCCATCATACTTCCTTTTGTAATTCTTGGCGGCGTTCTTAGCGGTGTTTTTACAGCAACAGAGGCTGGTGTCGTAGCTGTTGTATATGCTGTGCTGGTAGGTTTTTTCGGATACAAAGAGCTGAAGCTCAAACATATTATTCCAATTTTACAAGAAACAGCTAAAAGTACAGCAAGCGTTATGTTTGTTGTAGGGGCTGCAACACTGGCAGCGTATTACATAACAACAGCTCAAATTCCTGCTCAGCTCACACACTCGTTATTGTCTATTTCCACAAATCCATATGTGATCATGTTGCTTATTAATATTTTATTATTACTGGTAGGATGTGTAATGGACTTAACACCTGCGCTGCTTATTTTAGCACCTATTCTTATACCGATTGTTACATCTTTAGGACTTAGCCCGATTTATTTCGGTGTTGTCATGGTATGTAATCTTTGCATCGGAATTATAACGCCGCCGGTGGGAACTGTGCTTTATGTAGGATGCGGACTTTCAAAATTGTCTATCGCAGAAGTTGTAAAACCTTCATTACCTTATATTGCTGTAATGGTTATCGTCTTATTTATTATCACTTATTGCCCAGGGCTTATTATGTATATCCCTAATTTACTGGGATAA
- a CDS encoding TRAP transporter small permease yields the protein MLDKGMNILQKTTEVFVALLLMVMTGLVFANVLTRYVFHFAIAWSEEISRFLMVWIVFVGAALAYKEDAHMGLDIVVKALPKKTAQIIAVIVDLAVIYCLYLMLTGGYELTASMIRWKAPASGLAYSWKFASVVISGVMMELYAITKLYHHVKEFLGKGEGSC from the coding sequence ATGTTGGATAAAGGGATGAATATCCTCCAAAAGACCACGGAAGTTTTTGTGGCACTGTTGTTGATGGTTATGACAGGTTTGGTATTTGCCAACGTATTAACGAGGTACGTTTTTCATTTTGCCATTGCCTGGTCAGAAGAAATTTCAAGATTTCTAATGGTGTGGATCGTGTTTGTAGGTGCAGCACTAGCTTACAAAGAAGATGCCCATATGGGACTAGACATAGTTGTTAAGGCACTGCCGAAAAAAACAGCTCAAATAATAGCAGTTATTGTCGATTTGGCGGTTATATATTGTTTGTATTTGATGCTGACAGGGGGGTACGAACTTACGGCCAGCATGATCAGATGGAAGGCACCGGCTTCAGGACTCGCCTATTCATGGAAGTTTGCATCTGTTGTTATATCCGGCGTCATGATGGAACTATATGCGATTACAAAATTATACCATCATGTTAAAGAATTCTTAGGCAAGGGGGAAGGATCATGTTAA
- a CDS encoding ABC transporter substrate-binding protein has product MIKKRLPEWILVIAILGATVIIINNLWFIQRDIIPAKKTDKAVEISIAWWGSQIRNERTQAVLDMYEKNNPEISFQKTIGEKQDYWNLLSLAAAGHQLPDLMQTDGYSLDKFVENDLLLDLTPYIEDGSLETGDIDPTVLNWGSVKGRIYGICAGINAPALLYNKMMLDSYNIVVEDRMDLKAFGDLCEQIYEKTRYKTNLAYRDSYAFLNYVLRGRGLSLFQGEQLGVYSSQDFQPFFELYERGAKEGWLIEPSIFAQRTIGVVEQDPLIMGTGPSNMSWCGFYYSNQLIAAKESMGRGYQIGIASWPADSLELANYVQAEQFYSISAYSENKEDAIKVINYFINDDSCNQILLDERGIPISAEMAELVKQDASEVSWQIYNYIEKVILPESSVIVFKKPSNAKAVYDLIDQLQDRIYNGEITAKEASEALFIQGDALLQRRYSVQ; this is encoded by the coding sequence GTGATAAAAAAGCGATTACCGGAGTGGATTTTAGTTATTGCTATATTAGGTGCGACAGTCATTATTATTAATAATTTATGGTTTATTCAAAGAGATATTATTCCTGCCAAAAAGACCGATAAAGCAGTTGAAATCAGTATTGCTTGGTGGGGGAGTCAGATTCGCAATGAAAGAACACAGGCTGTATTAGACATGTATGAAAAGAATAATCCAGAAATATCTTTTCAAAAGACTATTGGGGAAAAGCAAGATTACTGGAATTTGTTGAGTTTGGCAGCGGCCGGACATCAATTACCGGACTTAATGCAAACGGATGGTTATTCTTTGGATAAGTTTGTAGAAAATGATTTATTATTAGATTTAACACCCTATATTGAAGATGGCAGTCTGGAGACAGGCGATATTGATCCTACGGTTTTAAATTGGGGAAGTGTTAAGGGTCGGATTTATGGTATATGCGCGGGGATTAATGCGCCGGCCTTATTATATAATAAAATGATGTTGGATAGTTATAACATTGTGGTTGAAGATCGCATGGACTTAAAAGCATTCGGGGATCTTTGCGAGCAGATTTATGAGAAGACAAGGTATAAGACCAATTTAGCTTACAGAGATTCCTATGCTTTTTTGAATTATGTACTACGTGGCCGAGGGCTCAGCTTGTTTCAAGGTGAGCAATTAGGGGTGTATTCGTCACAGGATTTTCAGCCTTTTTTTGAACTTTATGAAAGAGGTGCAAAAGAAGGCTGGCTCATCGAACCCTCTATTTTTGCCCAGAGAACCATCGGAGTTGTTGAACAAGATCCCCTTATTATGGGGACCGGACCAAGTAATATGTCCTGGTGTGGGTTCTATTATTCAAATCAGCTTATTGCAGCCAAGGAGAGCATGGGAAGAGGCTATCAAATCGGCATTGCTTCCTGGCCGGCGGATTCTCTGGAACTAGCTAATTATGTACAGGCTGAACAATTCTATAGTATATCAGCCTATTCTGAAAATAAGGAGGACGCGATTAAGGTTATTAATTATTTTATTAACGATGATAGCTGCAATCAGATCTTATTGGATGAAAGAGGAATACCGATATCGGCGGAGATGGCAGAACTAGTTAAACAAGATGCTTCTGAGGTTTCCTGGCAGATTTATAATTATATTGAAAAGGTAATATTGCCTGAGTCATCTGTAATAGTATTCAAGAAACCGTCCAATGCAAAAGCAGTGTATGATCTTATTGATCAGCTGCAAGATCGGATTTATAATGGTGAAATAACAGCAAAAGAAGCCTCGGAAGCCTTATTTATTCAGGGAGATGCTTTGCTGCAAAGGAGATATTCTGTGCAATAA
- a CDS encoding sensor histidine kinase, translating to MKHLKTFLLNLPLKHKIFLIILVFNSFLFILVTSLTLSHIVETNRQLLYQQTADTLYYSSDKLNSKLEEVINFSSILLSNDTIQRDMTLLKNSTSAAAKAQAYESLYLSLQNLLAQYQTDTISYVSLHTAVISLHSYAPPRGTIPLDLRKKIFQEALSEDGAPIFVTRYFDEYGLILARSIRQTKDFTLENLGVMFIAIDLDKIVKESTNFANSYTNCSYILFDGTTPLYSTQNISKEEAQLLQSQLTSEYDVLKLKDSEYFVVKGTLSKYGWDYICLIDYHHISKSIRASYLYAAALIALFMIISILSSKIFIRSTTIHVDNLVYKMQHFRGNEAYTSQFEYDYTGRHDEIGILHRQFDSMASEINELIQVHYTNKILRRDAQIKALEAQINPHFLYNTLESINWRAKGIGEQKISQMVESLGKVLRMTLDNKQKYYTLEQELLLVESYLTIQKLRYEERFNYEINISSDLYAIIIPRLVIQPLVENAINYAVEESIDTCSIIIDSMIHTSHLSIYIKNTNSQFEDQLLEKLSEEEIVSRGFGIGLTNIDKRLKLTLGEEYGLLLYNEDDFAVAEIRIPKDTFQS from the coding sequence ATGAAACATTTGAAGACTTTTTTACTAAACTTACCGCTAAAGCATAAGATCTTTTTAATCATTCTTGTCTTTAATTCATTTTTATTCATCTTAGTAACTTCTCTAACCTTATCTCATATCGTCGAAACGAATAGACAGCTTTTGTATCAGCAAACTGCTGATACCCTCTATTACTCCAGCGATAAGCTTAACAGCAAGTTAGAAGAAGTCATCAACTTTTCAAGTATTCTTTTGTCCAATGACACGATACAACGGGATATGACACTACTGAAAAACTCAACAAGTGCCGCAGCTAAAGCTCAGGCCTATGAATCTCTGTATCTCTCTTTACAGAATCTTTTGGCCCAATACCAAACGGATACCATTTCCTACGTAAGCCTTCACACAGCAGTAATTAGTCTCCATTCCTACGCACCCCCGCGTGGAACCATACCGTTAGATCTTCGTAAAAAAATTTTTCAAGAGGCTCTTTCGGAAGACGGTGCGCCGATTTTTGTAACCAGGTATTTCGATGAGTATGGTTTGATTTTAGCACGATCGATACGACAAACTAAAGATTTTACTTTAGAAAACCTAGGTGTCATGTTTATCGCCATAGATCTGGATAAAATTGTAAAGGAGTCAACCAATTTTGCAAACTCCTATACCAATTGCTCATATATTCTATTTGACGGTACCACACCTCTTTACAGCACTCAAAATATATCTAAAGAAGAGGCTCAGCTATTACAGTCTCAGCTGACTTCAGAGTATGATGTATTGAAACTTAAGGATTCTGAGTACTTTGTTGTGAAAGGGACCCTCTCAAAGTATGGATGGGATTACATATGCCTCATAGACTATCACCACATTTCAAAATCTATCCGTGCCTCTTATCTTTATGCCGCTGCACTCATTGCTCTGTTTATGATTATTTCTATTTTGAGTTCTAAAATATTTATACGTTCAACAACGATTCACGTAGATAATTTGGTCTATAAAATGCAGCATTTCAGAGGTAACGAAGCCTATACCTCTCAATTTGAATATGACTATACCGGCAGACATGATGAAATCGGCATACTGCATCGACAGTTTGATAGCATGGCATCTGAGATTAACGAACTGATTCAGGTACACTACACCAATAAAATACTCCGGCGCGATGCCCAAATAAAAGCTTTAGAGGCTCAAATCAATCCTCATTTCCTATATAATACCCTTGAGTCGATCAACTGGCGTGCTAAAGGTATAGGAGAACAAAAAATTTCTCAAATGGTAGAGTCCCTCGGTAAGGTCTTAAGAATGACTCTGGACAACAAACAGAAATACTATACTTTAGAACAGGAACTCCTTCTGGTTGAATCTTACTTGACCATTCAAAAACTACGTTATGAGGAACGATTCAATTACGAAATAAATATCAGTTCAGACCTGTATGCAATAATTATTCCTAGACTCGTTATACAACCCTTAGTTGAAAATGCAATTAATTATGCTGTTGAAGAGTCCATTGATACGTGCAGCATTATCATTGATTCTATGATACATACATCACATCTATCTATTTATATCAAAAATACAAACTCCCAATTCGAAGATCAATTGCTGGAGAAATTAAGTGAGGAGGAGATAGTATCTCGCGGATTCGGCATAGGTCTTACGAATATTGATAAACGCTTAAAGCTGACTTTGGGCGAAGAGTACGGTTTACTGCTTTACAACGAAGACGATTTTGCTGTTGCCGAAATCCGTATTCCAAAAGATACCTTTCAGTCTTAA